A region of Candidatus Poribacteria bacterium DNA encodes the following proteins:
- a CDS encoding TIGR02391 family protein, translated as MRSRLISDRGETVTIVRLSDDKGEETIVASDVLCLISPVEGQYEHWQAACEVGNKGIRKGDILRRDNGLEMQVLRVEPGKLSRSREKIYLDLKEYDRVPQSSQMDVEDTLTDDLLPKRLLHHVVFQKVLPIFMQGSYGPAVFEAFKQVEVAVREAGGYAETDYGTKLMRMAFNPEDGALTDPQDTEKQARSDIFAGAIGSYKNPGSHRDVEITAEEAAELIIFASHLLRIVDSCNQ; from the coding sequence ATGAGATCTCGGCTTATAAGTGATAGGGGTGAAACTGTCACAATTGTCCGTCTATCGGATGACAAAGGTGAAGAAACAATTGTTGCCAGTGATGTTTTGTGTCTAATAAGTCCCGTAGAGGGTCAATATGAACACTGGCAGGCAGCCTGTGAAGTGGGAAATAAAGGCATCCGTAAAGGAGACATTCTCAGACGTGACAATGGATTAGAAATGCAGGTGTTAAGGGTTGAACCCGGTAAATTATCACGTAGCCGTGAGAAAATATACTTAGATCTAAAAGAATATGATCGAGTGCCACAGTCTTCTCAGATGGATGTGGAAGATACACTGACGGATGACCTTCTTCCTAAACGTCTACTTCATCATGTAGTTTTCCAAAAGGTATTACCGATTTTTATGCAAGGCTCTTATGGTCCTGCTGTGTTTGAAGCATTTAAACAGGTTGAAGTGGCTGTCCGAGAAGCAGGGGGTTATGCGGAGACCGATTACGGAACTAAATTGATGCGCATGGCATTCAACCCTGAAGATGGTGCTTTAACCGATCCACAGGATACAGAAAAACAAGCGAGATCGGATATATTTGCTGGTGCAATTGGATCCTACAAAAACCCCGGAAGTCATCGGGATGTTGAGATTACCGCAGAGGAAGCGGCTGAGCTGATAATCTTCGCGAGCCATCTCCTTCGTATCGTTGATTCGTGTAATCAATGA
- a CDS encoding DNA methyltransferase: MKYGINHTDVNFNREGDVNFKEELLRLQKVDWAFAESDTQYLTHNYHPYPARFIPQIPSKLIQCLSEAGEWVFDPFCGAGTTLVESTLLGRNCIGNDLNPIGALVSKVKSNLVSVEDKPELENLMADIEGYFEQATDTLSLIPNLSVIPEYNLPDIPNRDHWFTPTVQEELGILLARINMVVSQFLADFCRVAFSAILVGVSNQGGETYYGRKEKTIPPGTVYKRFVSKLREMWTRMEGYREDRQPVTSQVINNDLRTLEDFPPDLRVQLVITSPPYPNAFDYFLYHRHRMFWLGYDPIAMSKKEIGSHLNYQRKGTTEQNIAAFKESMRLCFQRINSVLETYRFCCLVIGDSVFKQQLVENDQLIIEIARDCGFKLEVNLERDIHAYRRSFTSAARRAKSEHIVILRKVEDV; this comes from the coding sequence ATGAAATATGGAATCAATCACACGGATGTTAATTTTAACAGAGAGGGCGATGTGAATTTCAAAGAAGAATTACTTCGTTTACAGAAAGTCGATTGGGCGTTTGCGGAGAGTGATACACAATACTTAACCCACAACTATCACCCTTATCCGGCAAGATTTATTCCGCAAATTCCATCTAAACTTATTCAATGCTTATCAGAAGCCGGTGAATGGGTTTTTGACCCATTTTGTGGAGCAGGAACAACCCTCGTCGAATCAACACTTTTAGGCAGAAACTGTATCGGCAATGACCTTAACCCAATTGGAGCGTTGGTATCCAAAGTGAAATCGAATCTTGTAAGTGTTGAGGATAAACCTGAATTAGAGAATTTGATGGCGGATATTGAAGGTTATTTTGAGCAGGCGACTGACACACTCTCTCTTATCCCGAATTTATCTGTAATTCCAGAATATAACCTGCCTGATATTCCGAATCGAGATCATTGGTTTACGCCGACCGTGCAGGAGGAACTCGGCATCCTATTGGCTCGAATCAATATGGTAGTTTCACAATTTTTAGCAGACTTTTGCCGAGTGGCTTTTTCTGCAATTCTGGTGGGTGTCAGTAATCAGGGGGGCGAAACATACTACGGGAGAAAAGAGAAAACGATACCGCCAGGGACTGTTTACAAGCGATTCGTTTCAAAACTTCGTGAAATGTGGACGAGAATGGAAGGGTATCGAGAGGATCGACAGCCTGTCACATCTCAAGTCATCAACAATGATTTGAGAACTCTTGAGGACTTTCCACCGGACCTAAGGGTACAACTTGTTATTACGTCCCCCCCTTATCCAAATGCGTTTGATTATTTCCTTTACCATAGACACCGTATGTTTTGGCTTGGGTATGACCCAATAGCGATGTCTAAGAAGGAAATTGGATCACACCTTAACTATCAGCGAAAGGGAACGACAGAACAAAACATAGCAGCGTTCAAGGAGTCAATGCGTCTCTGTTTTCAAAGGATAAACAGCGTTTTAGAGACATACCGCTTCTGTTGTCTTGTGATTGGCGATTCTGTTTTCAAACAACAACTTGTGGAAAATGACCAACTCATTATTGAAATCGCGAGGGACTGCGGTTTTAAGTTAGAAGTCAACTTGGAGCGAGATATACACGCCTATAGGCGTTCTTTTACTTCAGCTGCACGAAGGGCTAAATCTGAACATATCGTCATTTTGCGAAAGGTGGAAGATGTATAA
- a CDS encoding GIY-YIG nuclease family protein yields MYGIIYLLTNTRTNMRYIGQTILGLTTRWNGHVAEANAGETTQIANAIRTYGAQAFTRQVLKTGVPVSDLNTVERNYINHYGTLYPFGYNERLP; encoded by the coding sequence ATGTACGGGATAATTTATCTGCTCACGAATACAAGAACCAATATGCGGTATATCGGTCAAACGATTCTTGGTCTTACCACTCGGTGGAACGGACATGTTGCAGAGGCTAACGCGGGTGAAACGACGCAGATTGCAAATGCGATTCGGACATACGGCGCGCAAGCGTTCACAAGACAGGTATTGAAAACTGGGGTTCCAGTCTCTGATTTAAACACGGTTGAACGGAATTACATTAACCACTATGGCACACTATATCCGTTTGGGTATAATGAAAGGTTGCCATAG
- a CDS encoding DUF4238 domain-containing protein, which yields MAKHHYVSKFYYKEFTFNPERSLVYSMDNESKISNRPKSIRKISFEQDYNTPEQEQEQSQLEREYAEILREFIKAPNPNDLELSRDFIEFVCFLVGNNPYIRGKLDEGFGNMDLQIKDAPGDHYISMPRGHKGKFDWSLAFADAVFEEFLNWRFVRLETNGYKVFITSDNPVSIINPQDVRIPIMADVLWRDPKVVNFGNEDIPVSDGWMSRKMEVQMTLKSVDFGRDVIMIFPVTPSVCLLGFSNNTRHLRYMNRTPRDNNDILAFMNLITFSQCNKVVYSHSKELLKSTKINLPKFLNHCQRHGYPPSFEAGIA from the coding sequence GTGGCAAAGCACCATTATGTTTCAAAATTTTACTATAAGGAATTCACTTTTAACCCAGAACGATCGTTAGTCTATTCAATGGACAATGAGAGCAAAATCAGTAATAGACCGAAATCAATAAGGAAAATCAGTTTTGAGCAGGACTACAATACACCTGAGCAAGAGCAAGAGCAAAGTCAACTTGAAAGAGAATATGCAGAAATATTAAGAGAATTTATCAAAGCACCCAACCCAAACGACTTAGAACTTTCTCGTGACTTTATAGAATTTGTTTGTTTCCTTGTGGGTAATAATCCTTACATCAGAGGTAAACTTGATGAGGGGTTCGGTAATATGGACCTGCAGATAAAGGACGCTCCCGGTGATCACTATATCTCAATGCCTAGAGGACATAAAGGCAAGTTTGATTGGAGTCTCGCCTTTGCTGATGCTGTTTTTGAGGAATTTCTTAATTGGAGATTTGTTCGCCTTGAGACAAACGGCTATAAAGTTTTTATTACTAGCGATAATCCAGTGAGCATAATAAATCCCCAAGATGTAAGGATTCCCATAATGGCTGACGTTCTATGGAGAGATCCAAAAGTTGTGAATTTTGGTAATGAAGATATACCGGTTTCAGATGGCTGGATGTCCAGGAAAATGGAAGTACAAATGACACTTAAAAGTGTTGATTTTGGACGGGATGTTATAATGATTTTCCCTGTCACTCCAAGTGTATGTTTACTCGGTTTCTCAAACAATACAAGGCATCTGAGATACATGAATCGCACGCCACGCGACAACAACGATATTTTAGCATTTATGAACCTTATAACGTTCAGTCAATGCAACAAAGTTGTTTATTCACACTCTAAGGAATTGCTGAAAAGCACCAAGATCAACTTGCCCAAATTCCTAAATCACTGCCAACGTCATGGATATCCGCCCTCTTTCGAGGCAGGTATAGCTTAA
- a CDS encoding HNH endonuclease: MKWYQMRWAQKYWGKEARERYRRYLQSDAWKTKRKAVLKAAGFRCRRCGAPATEVHHETYKRIYNERMSDLTALCSKCHEAAHTRTPKPRKKSTSGERYGTRKPNQRRFYRKRKAKTRSR; the protein is encoded by the coding sequence ATGAAATGGTATCAAATGCGTTGGGCGCAAAAGTATTGGGGAAAAGAAGCCAGAGAACGCTACCGTCGGTATCTCCAATCCGATGCGTGGAAAACAAAGCGAAAAGCCGTTTTAAAAGCCGCTGGATTCCGATGCCGTCGCTGTGGCGCACCCGCAACAGAAGTACACCACGAGACCTACAAGCGAATCTACAACGAAAGGATGTCAGATTTAACAGCCCTATGTAGCAAATGCCATGAGGCAGCCCATACTCGGACACCCAAACCCCGAAAGAAAAGCACGTCTGGTGAAAGGTACGGAACCCGAAAACCTAACCAGCGCAGATTTTATCGAAAACGCAAGGCAAAGACAAGAAGTCGGTAA
- a CDS encoding DUF2971 domain-containing protein: MTNLRDVLPKLEDLEPSEDCILWRYTDIPSLVEILTFEYIPLVRVSLFSDITEGAILKSALSKLPKATNIGKDYVFDVYKNTAFASCWCGNQEELAPMWDRFSPRDGVAIKTNAKRLLDWLTPRRGYKIKYVKYINENPDDILSELTEIDFEEFEKVRRDLFFYKMSDFSDEREVRILNCRALVNFSGMVSRLTGFNLHQFKEMMDTDVIPKEIIERADIRYMNELITEIVISPAARPGIREIVQELIKSVNSLRRLEGKSPLGIRVEESRRKTWF; encoded by the coding sequence ATGACAAATTTGAGAGATGTCTTACCAAAACTTGAGGACTTGGAGCCCTCAGAAGATTGTATACTATGGCGATATACGGACATTCCATCTTTAGTTGAAATTTTGACTTTTGAATATATACCTCTTGTTAGGGTCTCCCTTTTTAGTGATATAACAGAAGGGGCAATTCTGAAATCTGCTTTATCTAAACTTCCTAAAGCAACAAATATTGGAAAAGACTATGTATTTGATGTATACAAAAATACTGCTTTTGCTTCGTGTTGGTGCGGAAATCAGGAAGAACTCGCCCCTATGTGGGATAGATTTTCACCAAGAGATGGTGTCGCCATTAAAACGAATGCTAAACGTCTTTTGGATTGGTTAACTCCCCGACGTGGATATAAGATAAAATATGTTAAGTATATCAATGAAAATCCTGATGATATTTTATCTGAACTTACTGAAATAGATTTTGAAGAATTTGAGAAAGTTAGACGAGACTTATTTTTTTATAAAATGTCTGACTTTTCGGATGAGAGAGAAGTAAGAATCCTTAACTGTAGGGCTCTCGTAAATTTTTCAGGAATGGTAAGTAGATTAACCGGATTTAATCTACACCAGTTTAAGGAAATGATGGATACCGATGTTATACCGAAAGAAATTATTGAACGTGCTGATATACGTTATATGAATGAACTTATAACTGAAATAGTCATTTCCCCGGCGGCACGCCCTGGGATTCGCGAAATTGTCCAAGAATTAATTAAATCCGTGAATTCGCTGAGAAGACTTGAGGGAAAATCGCCACTTGGGATTCGAGTAGAAGAATCTCGTCGTAAAACGTGGTTTTAG
- a CDS encoding putative glycoside hydrolase translates to MGYIHLGIRIVFYFVFSFVLAFPAFAEDTWMPDPNLRRAVRAALGLGANDPFTRDDLLKLHRLDPYRYGVKSLIGLEHAKNLTWFSFAENDVTDLSPLAGLTQLELLYGWSNKRLSDISALAELTQLHTLNLGVCHIQDITVLANLTQLEELTLYYNEISDIRPLENLTELTLLRINSNYITDTTPLENLDKLETLWIHHNSIADVSFLQSATFDVRYDEICEIPRIPIRERIASQSKPSFFLWGKMLNRQDLSETEQFSLADLYMRRYGLGLRWQFVNGRWQFVGLLDEARAQRDALLAENPNLIFIHGVPFRTFFPGEQSEDWEHWIRDENGDRVRVNSDYYTAYLIDFTHQDVQDMIIQQATAARNCGLYDGIFFDWWNENASILNGYRTYESVLRAREIVLQRVREAVGEDFLILVNPNRSKPFVSAPYINGIYMENGRDTAHGYTLEGLMEIEDTLLWAEENLRQPQMNIVEGWGVIVPSDETFTTRPADNKPVEWSRVTYTRPDHPENIRWARLFTAMSLTHSDGYVSFYNGYFDKERVDGANYWYDIYNAELGRPIGARAEIYRNIDGLFIREFDHGWAVYNRSGNEQRIEFGEEVSGFASNVENNRSHTIENFDGEIYLKPLKVVNPADVNGDGIVNVLDLVIVANGFGQDAPDVNGDGIVNVLDLVIVANAFE, encoded by the coding sequence ATGGGATATATCCATCTTGGCATACGGATCGTTTTCTATTTCGTTTTTTCGTTTGTTTTGGCATTCCCCGCATTCGCAGAAGACACCTGGATGCCGGATCCGAATCTACGACGCGCTGTCAGGGCAGCACTCGGCTTAGGGGCCAATGATCCCTTTACCCGTGATGACCTGCTCAAACTCCATAGACTCGATCCCTATAGATATGGGGTGAAAAGTCTCATCGGTCTCGAACACGCGAAGAATCTTACCTGGTTCTCATTTGCTGAAAATGACGTGACAGATCTCTCACCACTCGCAGGACTGACGCAGCTTGAACTCTTATATGGCTGGTCAAATAAACGACTCTCCGACATTTCCGCGCTCGCGGAACTGACGCAACTCCACACTTTGAATCTCGGTGTCTGTCATATACAAGACATCACAGTGCTGGCGAATTTGACGCAATTAGAGGAACTCACGCTCTACTATAACGAAATTTCCGACATCCGTCCGCTCGAAAACCTCACCGAACTCACCCTTTTGCGTATCAACTCGAATTATATTACAGATACAACGCCGCTGGAAAATCTCGATAAGTTAGAAACGCTCTGGATACACCATAATTCCATCGCGGATGTCAGTTTTTTGCAGTCGGCGACCTTTGATGTCCGTTATGATGAAATTTGCGAGATTCCCAGAATCCCGATCCGAGAACGCATCGCGTCGCAAAGCAAGCCGAGTTTCTTCCTTTGGGGCAAAATGCTTAACCGTCAAGACCTCTCAGAAACCGAACAGTTTTCACTTGCAGATCTGTATATGCGACGCTATGGTTTAGGGCTACGTTGGCAGTTCGTCAATGGGCGTTGGCAGTTCGTCGGACTCCTCGACGAAGCGAGAGCACAACGCGACGCACTCCTTGCAGAAAACCCAAATCTGATTTTCATTCACGGTGTCCCGTTCAGGACATTTTTCCCGGGGGAACAGTCAGAGGATTGGGAACACTGGATCCGCGATGAAAACGGCGATCGGGTTCGCGTCAACTCAGACTATTACACAGCGTATCTGATAGATTTTACGCATCAAGACGTTCAAGATATGATCATTCAACAGGCGACCGCTGCCCGCAACTGCGGACTTTATGACGGCATTTTTTTCGATTGGTGGAATGAAAATGCGTCGATACTTAACGGTTACCGGACTTATGAATCGGTGTTACGCGCACGTGAAATTGTGCTCCAACGCGTACGCGAAGCCGTCGGTGAGGATTTTCTCATCCTCGTGAACCCGAACCGCAGCAAGCCGTTTGTCTCTGCGCCCTATATCAATGGGATTTACATGGAGAACGGTCGCGATACGGCGCACGGCTATACGCTCGAAGGACTCATGGAAATTGAGGATACACTCCTCTGGGCAGAGGAAAACTTGAGGCAACCGCAGATGAACATCGTTGAAGGGTGGGGCGTTATTGTACCATCGGATGAGACATTCACAACCCGGCCCGCGGACAATAAACCCGTTGAGTGGTCGCGTGTCACTTATACCCGACCCGATCACCCGGAAAATATCCGGTGGGCGCGTCTGTTTACAGCGATGAGCCTGACGCATTCTGACGGCTATGTGTCATTTTACAACGGCTACTTTGACAAAGAACGCGTTGACGGCGCGAATTACTGGTATGACATCTATAACGCTGAACTCGGTCGTCCCATCGGGGCGCGTGCCGAAATCTATCGCAATATTGACGGCTTGTTTATCCGGGAATTTGATCACGGTTGGGCGGTCTATAATCGCTCCGGTAATGAACAACGCATCGAGTTCGGAGAAGAGGTCTCAGGCTTCGCATCTAACGTTGAAAACAACCGCTCACACACCATAGAGAATTTCGATGGCGAGATTTACCTGAAACCTCTCAAGGTTGTCAACCCCGCGGATGTTAACGGCGATGGGATCGTGAATGTGCTTGACTTGGTGATTGTTGCCAATGGCTTTGGTCAAGACGCGCCGGATGTCAACGGCGATGGGATCGTGAATGTCTTGGATCTTGTTATCGTCGCCAACGCTTTTGAATAA
- a CDS encoding toll/interleukin-1 receptor domain-containing protein: MKEKKKVFISCVEEDRPFIEVLHRDLENYGFETFWYAEDSPAGVSFKNHTEKEIDNCDHFLACFSEASRKKEQSDMRRELTLACEKHKTLQPDNNWLICLKINDCEIENYKVGNQIPLSELTYISFAENYNDGFDKLISSIIEHDSVEEYTGMRFKNKISSAKTIPAHNFSLDHANSIITEISAESAKSFQKLASLAVFILGRGKFTIEEAPEIRICDFIGKSSVLISGSKFSGLQKYGISQRELMLLEEERLINLSMVDPVYETQIARYQKRYIMDNKDSSRRFEFSGFPLTNRGRTLCILLSKTSQLSFNQSYYNAILEFYLRGI; this comes from the coding sequence ATGAAAGAGAAGAAAAAAGTTTTTATTTCGTGCGTAGAGGAAGACCGACCGTTTATTGAAGTATTGCATCGTGATTTAGAAAACTATGGATTTGAGACTTTCTGGTATGCGGAAGATTCGCCTGCTGGAGTAAGTTTTAAAAATCATACCGAAAAAGAAATAGACAACTGTGATCATTTTTTAGCGTGTTTTTCGGAAGCCTCAAGAAAAAAAGAACAGAGCGATATGAGAAGGGAACTAACTCTGGCATGTGAAAAACATAAGACACTACAACCAGATAATAACTGGTTGATATGTTTGAAAATAAATGATTGCGAAATAGAGAATTACAAGGTGGGCAACCAAATACCATTAAGTGAATTAACTTATATTTCTTTTGCCGAAAACTATAATGACGGTTTTGATAAGCTGATAAGTTCAATTATAGAACATGACAGCGTAGAAGAATATACTGGAATGCGATTTAAGAACAAAATTAGTAGTGCAAAAACTATACCAGCACATAATTTTTCACTTGATCACGCGAATAGCATCATTACAGAAATATCAGCAGAAAGTGCAAAATCCTTTCAAAAATTGGCATCATTAGCGGTTTTTATTCTTGGTCGGGGCAAATTTACTATAGAAGAGGCACCAGAGATACGAATTTGTGATTTTATTGGTAAGAGTTCTGTCTTGATAAGTGGTTCTAAGTTTTCTGGATTACAGAAATATGGAATTAGCCAGAGAGAATTAATGCTACTTGAGGAAGAAAGATTAATAAATCTATCTATGGTTGATCCAGTATACGAGACGCAAATTGCTCGTTACCAGAAGCGGTACATTATGGATAATAAAGATTCTTCTCGTCGTTTTGAGTTCAGCGGGTTTCCTCTCACAAACAGGGGTAGAACTTTGTGTATTTTACTAAGTAAAACATCGCAATTATCCTTTAATCAATCCTATTACAATGCCATACTGGAATTTTATTTAAGGGGTATATAA
- a CDS encoding tyrosine-type recombinase/integrase: MENKRLGGNPPETSIVPSTEITQELIPEPTAGLVEKSFAENTLRNRRQALKQFDEWLRGRPIADGLLAQYITDLFDEGKAPGTISIAVSAVKWLLKYRNNGKPVELPITAATLAGIRREGRDRGRGQRNGLTWREVEKICAVQEADGTLRGTRNSAILRVMSDGLLRISEVVELRIDDLEDNTLRVRHSKTDQEGQGEYLYLCTDTRQMVGKWLERSGLMEGYLFRRMTARGDNLYVNKNTGEPFALTADGVRKIIKQSAAKVGLTEKVSGHSLRIGTTVSLAESGASLVDIQTAGRWKDPGMPAHYTRAQFVERGAIARFKDGKR; this comes from the coding sequence ATGGAAAACAAAAGACTGGGCGGAAACCCGCCGGAAACTTCGATTGTCCCCTCAACCGAAATAACACAGGAACTCATACCGGAGCCGACAGCAGGGCTTGTGGAGAAGTCCTTTGCCGAAAACACGCTACGCAACCGCCGGCAGGCTCTGAAACAATTTGACGAGTGGCTCCGCGGTCGCCCGATCGCAGACGGGCTGCTCGCCCAGTATATCACAGACCTGTTTGACGAAGGCAAAGCACCAGGGACAATCTCAATCGCTGTTTCCGCAGTAAAGTGGCTATTGAAGTATCGGAATAACGGAAAGCCGGTCGAACTTCCTATCACCGCTGCGACACTGGCGGGTATCCGTCGAGAGGGTCGCGACCGAGGACGGGGACAGCGAAACGGCTTAACATGGCGTGAAGTCGAAAAAATCTGTGCAGTTCAAGAGGCAGACGGCACGCTCCGCGGTACTCGCAACTCCGCTATCCTGCGGGTCATGTCCGACGGGCTGCTCCGTATTTCCGAAGTGGTGGAACTTCGTATAGACGACCTTGAGGACAACACGCTCCGGGTTCGCCATTCCAAGACAGATCAGGAAGGACAGGGTGAGTATCTCTATCTGTGTACCGACACCCGCCAGATGGTCGGTAAATGGTTGGAACGGTCGGGGCTGATGGAAGGCTATCTATTTCGGCGTATGACCGCGCGCGGTGATAACCTCTACGTCAACAAGAACACCGGTGAGCCATTCGCGCTCACCGCAGACGGTGTGCGAAAGATTATCAAGCAAAGTGCAGCCAAGGTGGGACTGACAGAGAAGGTATCAGGACACTCACTGCGGATTGGAACAACTGTGTCTCTGGCAGAGTCGGGAGCGTCTCTTGTGGACATTCAGACTGCGGGGCGGTGGAAAGATCCGGGGATGCCAGCACACTATACCCGCGCCCAGTTTGTCGAGCGTGGCGCAATTGCAAGATTTAAGGACGGAAAGCGATAA
- a CDS encoding ParB/RepB/Spo0J family partition protein, with protein sequence MASTRYGRIYHGDHHHNNIKFASSAAREKFIEAFKKYHDSHDHDGEVPRFEIVKAADIKSYERGPKEAGRTTIDGYSQAEIKEYHNRDYPDTYTHYRPPTCCVSPMIVFDREFIDSGTLERHELSSVFGDIPDSEFESLMASVKEDGFMDPIIRIHEGQILDGWHRYRAALQLNLVRKLMFSNWNTEKEGEAIAFVYARNLERRHYTPSQRAQIAVSINERFGWGGDRSKGSNEPLKTQEELAKGAKVSKSSIKRAVQVEKAGESKAVIDGEKTSSEVLGIREKEKLRKQKKQLCKSMWDTRQEAVKIYMGDGDSDLNELSLPQLEKGFEKNNPAYAEAFVVAMKRTGFFSLENCIEKLLQTDVEIEVLQTEHRALQTYIGDLRNWERPDWSPDTNWILPLIEQKKKAASVEKAKPEPEDDVKTLWEKVTAAMPKWKQKYKETGYKESELVSRASKSQLINALRAYRESDENGAATVEELKDLLDLMKRTSYPFYRRVRKQLGGLQPSEPEETPEPSESGDQTPAETPQTCPDDEMDAEDPDEDTSLAELNLPSLKGLLDTLLDAVGPVSHSIGKEDFSCAVFDLLAEYESREFTEREQLSMLIDCALMLIVESESYPHA encoded by the coding sequence ATGGCAAGCACCCGCTACGGTCGCATCTATCACGGCGACCATCACCACAATAACATCAAATTCGCGTCGTCCGCGGCACGCGAAAAGTTTATAGAGGCATTCAAGAAATATCACGACTCACACGACCATGACGGCGAAGTGCCACGCTTTGAAATCGTCAAAGCTGCGGATATAAAAAGTTATGAACGCGGACCGAAAGAAGCAGGGCGGACGACGATAGATGGCTATTCACAGGCGGAGATCAAGGAATACCACAACAGAGATTACCCAGATACCTATACGCATTACCGTCCCCCGACGTGTTGCGTCTCACCGATGATCGTCTTTGATAGGGAGTTTATCGACTCCGGTACGTTGGAACGCCACGAACTCTCCAGTGTCTTTGGCGATATACCGGATTCGGAATTTGAGAGCCTCATGGCATCTGTCAAGGAAGATGGTTTCATGGACCCGATTATCCGCATCCATGAAGGTCAGATCCTCGATGGCTGGCATCGGTATCGCGCTGCCCTACAATTGAACCTCGTCCGAAAACTGATGTTCTCCAACTGGAACACAGAAAAGGAAGGAGAAGCCATTGCCTTTGTCTACGCGCGTAACCTTGAACGACGGCACTACACGCCGTCGCAACGGGCGCAGATCGCTGTCTCGATCAACGAGCGTTTTGGGTGGGGTGGTGATCGGAGCAAGGGTTCAAATGAACCCTTGAAAACCCAAGAAGAATTGGCGAAAGGTGCGAAGGTCTCAAAATCGAGCATCAAGCGTGCCGTTCAGGTCGAGAAGGCAGGCGAAAGCAAAGCCGTTATCGACGGTGAGAAAACATCGTCTGAAGTCTTGGGGATCAGGGAAAAGGAAAAACTTCGCAAGCAAAAGAAGCAACTCTGCAAGTCGATGTGGGATACCCGTCAGGAAGCTGTAAAGATTTATATGGGCGACGGGGACAGTGATCTCAACGAATTATCGCTGCCGCAACTTGAAAAAGGGTTTGAGAAAAACAACCCCGCCTACGCAGAGGCGTTTGTCGTTGCCATGAAACGCACAGGCTTCTTTAGTCTCGAAAACTGTATCGAGAAGCTACTCCAAACGGATGTCGAGATAGAGGTGTTGCAAACCGAACACAGGGCATTGCAAACATACATCGGCGATCTGCGGAATTGGGAGCGTCCGGACTGGTCACCGGATACCAACTGGATACTGCCGTTGATCGAGCAGAAAAAGAAAGCCGCGTCTGTGGAGAAGGCGAAGCCTGAACCTGAAGATGACGTGAAAACGCTGTGGGAGAAGGTCACCGCCGCGATGCCGAAATGGAAACAGAAATACAAAGAGACGGGTTACAAGGAAAGCGAACTTGTCAGTCGTGCGAGTAAATCGCAGTTGATAAATGCATTGCGCGCCTATCGTGAATCTGATGAAAACGGCGCAGCAACGGTCGAAGAACTCAAAGACCTCTTGGATCTGATGAAAAGGACTTCCTACCCGTTCTACCGCCGCGTGCGGAAACAACTCGGCGGTTTACAACCCTCTGAACCTGAAGAAACCCCTGAACCGTCGGAATCCGGTGACCAAACGCCCGCAGAAACACCACAAACCTGTCCGGACGATGAGATGGATGCCGAAGATCCCGATGAAGATACATCGCTTGCGGAGCTGAACCTACCGAGCCTCAAAGGGCTACTCGATACGCTTTTGGACGCTGTGGGACCGGTTTCACATTCCATCGGGAAAGAAGATTTTTCGTGTGCGGTTTTTGACCTACTCGCGGAATACGAAAGCCGGGAATTCACCGAGCGTGAGCAGCTCTCTATGTTGATTGATTGCGCGCTCATGCTAATTGTTGAATCCGAATCTTACCCTCACGCTTAA